In Cottoperca gobio chromosome 19, fCotGob3.1, whole genome shotgun sequence, the genomic window GATAATCAAGGCCAGAGACATTGTCCCTGGAGACATCGTGGAGGTGTCCGGTAAGAAACGTCAACATAATTTATCATTTGTTAAAGGCAGAAGCTGATCTGTTAGCGCTCAACGTCAGGGGAACGTTAGTCACAGTCAGTTATGTCCCATAGTGTTCACTGTCTAACTACAACAACtctgtgaaaacacacaacaaagacGTATATATTCAGGATATATGTGTCAGGAAAAGGCTGATAGCAAAGCCTTGTGTCTTTGTAAGGAAATGTGAGTAGCACTGCGGTGAAAACATGCTGACTGAAGGAAATCCTGAGTATAAATACCCTCACTCGCTCCTGCCGCACCTCTTCCCCCCTCTTGCCCACTTCTGTTCATTTGTCAGTGTACACCTGTTGCCTCGCTGGCTGGCTGTCCCCACCCCGCACCATGTGTGGATCATTCTCATTGGACCATGCATGCGTCCGTTTAGATTCAGTCTCATTATGAAATCCATGGATTAAGTATAAAAAAGCTACTTAATTTAGAATAACTTCTACCATCATTTTGGATATTTGTCTAAAGTCACTTATGgaggtgaaaataaaatgataaatatacacatttaccaCAGTCGcaattattttatgttaaatgtaaaaaagaaaaataatgatgcGTTCTATGACAATTAAGTGGAATTAGTTTTAATGATGACTTCTCTGTTACTCCCAACAGTTGGTGACAAAGTCCCCGCTGACATCAGGCTTATTAACATCAAGTCCACCACCCTGCGTGTTGACCAGTCCATCCTTACCGGTAAGCTTTCAAGAAATCTGCCACGATGTGTCTTTCTATCCTAACTCCATTGGCAGTTTTGAgtaaatgttctgttttgtctCTCAGGTGAGTCCGTCAGTGTGATCAAGCACACTGAGGCCGTTCCCGACATGAGAGCTGTCAACCAGGACAAGAGGAACATGCTTTTCTCTGTAAGTGCCATAACAAAACcaatactgtatatttacagtgtttcAAGCTTTTCCTCACTGTTACCTGTTCTTTCCTCTGTAGGGCACTAACATCGCTTCCGGCAAGGCCATCGGCGTTGCTGTTGCCACCGGAGTCTCCACTGAGATTGGTAAGATCCGTGACCAGATGGCTGCCACcgagcaggagaagactccccTGCAGGCCAAGCTCGACGAGTTCGGCGAGCAGCTGTCCAAGGTTATCTCCCTGATCTGTGTTGCTGTCTGGGCCATCAACATTGGCCACTTCAACGACCCCGTCCACGGAGGCTCATGGATCCGTGGTGCTGTCTACTACTTCAAGATCGCTGTTGCTCTGGCTGTGGCAGCCATCCCCGAGGGTAAGGGAAGCGCGTCATCAAGACCAGAAAGTGACAGTCAGAGTTAGTGTATGTGTTCCTCCACAGCTTGTTCATCGCACTCACAGTTCTCACCGATGTGTCTCAGGTCTGCCCGCCGTCATCACCACCTGCCTGGCCCTTGGTACCCGCCGTATGGCCAAGAAGAACGCCATTGTCAGAAGCCTGCCCTCCGTGGAGACTCTTGGCTGCACCTCCGTCATCTGCTCCGACAAGACTGGCACCCTCACCACCAACCAGATGTGTGTGACCAAGGTGGGTCACACGTTCTTCACACTCAAGAGATTGTGTAGCTTGTTATAAATTGCTTGATACCGGCTGACACAATTCaaactttctttgtttcctccGCCACAGATGTTCATCGTCAAGAGCGCTGATGGCGACCATGTTGACCTTGATGCTTTTGATATCTCTGGCTCCAAGTACACCCCCGAGGGAGAGGTGTAAGTTGGTTTTCATCATTCAAATGCAATATCAGGGCACATTTACcgtctcttttattttctaattctctctccgtctttcaGTTCCCAGGGTGGTTCCAAGACCAACTGCAGCGCATACGACGGCCTTGTTGAGCTGGCTACCATCTGCGCCCTGTGCAACGACTCGTCTCTGGATTACAACGAGGTAAAGTCATGAAGTCATGCACTGTATTTCACTGAAACCTTGTGACCTTCCACAGTTAAtctttctccatcttcctcttttctccagACCAAGAAGGTCTATGAGAAGGTTGGTGAGGCTACTGAGACCGCCCTGTCCTGCCTGGTTGAGAAGATGAACGTGTTCAACAGCAACGTCAAGAACCTGTCCAAAATTGAGAGAGCCAACGCCTGCTGCTCAGTAAGTTCCCTCCTGCCATTTGCTACATGTTGAGGAAAACGCACATTTTGAACCACTGAAAACTATTTAATATGGATATCAGTCCAACCTACGCTGACGTATTACATTGTAGCTAAAAACGACAGGGGCGGGGGTAATTGTGACAGATGTGTCAGTCATTGCCaggatttatttacttttatttacttttttcgTACCAACTGCCtatctaataataaaaaaaaacttttatccAACAGGTGGTCACACAGCTCATGAAGAAGAACGTCACTCTTGAGTTCTCCCGTGACAGGAAGTCCATGTCCGTGTACTGCACTCCCACAAAGGGTGATGGTGGAGCCAAGATGTTCGTGAAGGCGAgttgcttctttctttcttctcacaGCCTTTTGATCAGACACCTGCACGTTTGACGGTGCAGCATTCAACTTAACATAAAATAATCATCCTGTTTTCTCCACAGGGTGCCCCAGAaggtgtgattgacaggtgcacATATGTGCGTGTTGGCGCCACCCGCGTTCCCCTGACCAACAGCATCAAGGAGAAGATCTTGTCTGTGATTAGGGACTGGGGTACCGGCCGTGACACTCTGCGTTGTCTGGCTCTTGCCACCCGTGACACCCCACTGAGGATGGATGAGATGAAATTCGAGGACGCAACCAAGTTCGCCGACTACGAGGCGAGAGCTTAACGCCTTCATATTGAGATGTGTGGATGCAACTGTGACTACGTGTAAAAACTTTGATTGAATGATTTGTTTCACGCTTCTCTCCTCAGGCTGACCTCACCTTTGTTGGCTGCGTGGGTATGCTGGATCCCCCCCGTAAGGAGGTGTGTGGCGCCATTCAGCTGTGCAGAGCCGCTGGAATCCGTGTTATTATGATCACCGGTACGTTTTATGTGTGGGATGAATAATCAATACAGAAATGTGCTGTTATTATAGTaaatctgaaattaaaatgaaaatatgcagtgaaaaatattgttagtaaactataaaaaaactcaaactaaaatgaaatgatttagCCTGATTgattaaattgaattaatttACGTTTATTAGATATAATATGTCACTAGTATTGAAAACAGCATGAATTTCCGTCAACTGTCGTGAAATTGTAACACAGAAATTAATCAGACTTCCAGGAGGTGGCGGCATTTCTACACAGTTCTCCCACcatgtattttctatttatatgtAGCTACATAGTTCTGAGACATTATAGACAAACGAaaactactgtactgtataaaaCTAAACCTTAAATTAAATTCTAAACTATTATAACCTTGTTTTCTCTTGTAGAGCATTATCATatgaataattgttttatataaagtgCTTATTGTAAGTtgttaaaacatccactgtTACCTTTTTATCTAAAGTATACAGCATTTCCTCTGGGTTTTACATCTCAGACACTCATTTCACTGACTCTCCACCAAACTTCTCTTTATCCATATTTCAGGTGACAACAAGGGAACCGCTATCGCTATCTGCCGTCGTATTGGCATCTTCACTGAGGAAGAGGATGTTGAAGGCAAGGCCTACACTGGACGTGAGTTTGACGATCTGCCCTCCCATGAACAGCCCGGGGCTGTGAAAATGGCTTCCTGCTTTGCCCGTGTGGAGCCAGCCCACAAATCCAAGATTGTTGAGTTCCTGCAAGGTTTCGACGACATTACTGCGATGGTAAGAGCTCAGCAGCATAACATTCAACCTcacttcacacagacacagtacaGGTTTTTTTCCACGTTGTTCTATTAGTGGTTTCGTGTCTGTAGTCTAACTactgcttcctctcctcccaccccaGACTGGTGATGGTGTGAATGATGCCCCTGCCCTGAAGAAGGCCGAGATCGGCATCGCCATGGGCTCTGGCACTGCCGTTGCCAAGTCTGCCTCTGAGATGGTCCTGGCTGACGACAACTTCTCTTCCATTGTGGCAGCTGTTGAGGAGGGCAGAGCCATCTACAACAACATGAAGCAGTTCATCCGCTACCTCATCTCCTCCAACGTTGGTGAGGTCGTCTGGTGAGTGTCTCACGTAACATGCACACCTAAACTTCACATTTCGACCATCTGTCTCTGGTTAACTTCGGCCTTCCGTGTGCtcaatcatttccttttttttccccactc contains:
- the atp2a1l gene encoding ATPase sarcoplasmic/endoplasmic reticulum Ca2+ transporting 1, like isoform X2, with the protein product MENAHAKVPAECLTYFGVNEVSGLTPDQFKKNLDKYGHNELPAEEGKSVWELIREQFEDLLVRILLLAACISFVLAWFEEGEETVTAFVEPFVILLILIANAVVGVWQERNAEDAIEALKEYEPELGKVYRSDRKSVQIIKARDIVPGDIVEVSVGDKVPADIRLINIKSTTLRVDQSILTGESVSVIKHTEAVPDMRAVNQDKRNMLFSGTNIASGKAIGVAVATGVSTEIGKIRDQMAATEQEKTPLQAKLDEFGEQLSKVISLICVAVWAINIGHFNDPVHGGSWIRGAVYYFKIAVALAVAAIPEGLPAVITTCLALGTRRMAKKNAIVRSLPSVETLGCTSVICSDKTGTLTTNQMCVTKMFIVKSADGDHVDLDAFDISGSKYTPEGEVSQGGSKTNCSAYDGLVELATICALCNDSSLDYNETKKVYEKVGEATETALSCLVEKMNVFNSNVKNLSKIERANACCSVVTQLMKKNVTLEFSRDRKSMSVYCTPTKGDGGAKMFVKGAPEGVIDRCTYVRVGATRVPLTNSIKEKILSVIRDWGTGRDTLRCLALATRDTPLRMDEMKFEDATKFADYEADLTFVGCVGMLDPPRKEVCGAIQLCRAAGIRVIMITGDNKGTAIAICRRIGIFTEEEDVEGKAYTGREFDDLPSHEQPGAVKMASCFARVEPAHKSKIVEFLQGFDDITAMTGDGVNDAPALKKAEIGIAMGSGTAVAKSASEMVLADDNFSSIVAAVEEGRAIYNNMKQFIRYLISSNVGEVVCIFLTAALGLPEALIPVQLLWVNLVTDGLPATALGFNPPDLDIMGKPPRSPKESLISGWLFFRYMAIGAYVGAATVGGAVYWFIYDVTGPGVSYYQLSHFMQCHDENEDFAGVECEIFEACPPMTMALSVLVTIEMCNALNSLSENQSLIRMPPWSNFWLLSAMTLSMSLHFMIIYVDPLPMVFKLTHLNVDQWLMVLKLSFPVILIDEVLKFVARNYVEC
- the atp2a1l gene encoding ATPase sarcoplasmic/endoplasmic reticulum Ca2+ transporting 1, like isoform X1, which gives rise to MENAHAKVPAECLTYFGVNEVSGLTPDQFKKNLDKYGHNELPAEEGKSVWELIREQFEDLLVRILLLAACISFVLAWFEEGEETVTAFVEPFVILLILIANAVVGVWQERNAEDAIEALKEYEPELGKVYRSDRKSVQIIKARDIVPGDIVEVSVGDKVPADIRLINIKSTTLRVDQSILTGESVSVIKHTEAVPDMRAVNQDKRNMLFSGTNIASGKAIGVAVATGVSTEIGKIRDQMAATEQEKTPLQAKLDEFGEQLSKVISLICVAVWAINIGHFNDPVHGGSWIRGAVYYFKIAVALAVAAIPEGLPAVITTCLALGTRRMAKKNAIVRSLPSVETLGCTSVICSDKTGTLTTNQMCVTKMFIVKSADGDHVDLDAFDISGSKYTPEGEVSQGGSKTNCSAYDGLVELATICALCNDSSLDYNETKKVYEKVGEATETALSCLVEKMNVFNSNVKNLSKIERANACCSVVTQLMKKNVTLEFSRDRKSMSVYCTPTKGDGGAKMFVKGAPEGVIDRCTYVRVGATRVPLTNSIKEKILSVIRDWGTGRDTLRCLALATRDTPLRMDEMKFEDATKFADYEADLTFVGCVGMLDPPRKEVCGAIQLCRAAGIRVIMITGDNKGTAIAICRRIGIFTEEEDVEGKAYTGREFDDLPSHEQPGAVKMASCFARVEPAHKSKIVEFLQGFDDITAMTGDGVNDAPALKKAEIGIAMGSGTAVAKSASEMVLADDNFSSIVAAVEEGRAIYNNMKQFIRYLISSNVGEVVCIFLTAALGLPEALIPVQLLWVNLVTDGLPATALGFNPPDLDIMGKPPRSPKESLISGWLFFRYMAIGAYVGAATVGGAVYWFIYDVTGPGVSYYQLSHFMQCHDENEDFAGVECEIFEACPPMTMALSVLVTIEMCNALNSLSENQSLIRMPPWSNFWLLSAMTLSMSLHFMIIYVDPLPMVFKLTHLNVDQWLMVLKLSFPVILIDEVLKFVARNYVECK